GCAGGCTTTCCTCCAGACCCTCCATCTCCACCTCAGACCGCCCAGTTCGCTTAGCCAGAGCAGTTTTCAGTCTGGAGACAGATGAGGAGAGTAAGGGAAACCGCGCTGAGGAACCTAACAGACCCAGACTCTAGGCCACTCAGAGCCCCAGCAAGCCCAAACCCACGGCAGGGAGGAGCGAGGGCATCGCACTCCAGGCAGAGGTTCTGGCTATGGCCCACCCTCTCCGGGCTCAGTCCTGTCCCTACCTCCGGAGCCGACCTTCAACGATCCACTTGTTTTTCCTGTAGCTGGACATACTCTCCAGAGTCTTGTCAATCTCACTGCAGAACAGGGAATGGGATTGAGAGGCGAAAGTGGCAGcacaggaaagagggagggagagtcatAGAAAAAGGGGCTGCAGCTGAACATGGAGTCTCAGCCTAGAACCCAGTCGGCAAGGTGGGCAACGAGACTCAGTGCCAAGTTCTGAAGAGGCCCTTCAGAACACAGCAATGAATCCACGTCACCCCAGGACTCCTGGGaggccagcccctctcccagcccactGTGACACCCCCAGCCTCTCACTTGATGATGAGGGTGGAGCCGTTGAGCTCATGCACAAGGAAAGCCAGGACAGCTGCTTTCTGCtgcgggggctgggcctggaaagGCTGCGTGCGCAGGCTGTCGCAGAGGGCCGGCTCCGCACCGTACGCCATAAGGAAGCAGCGCAGGATCTCAGACACGTTGTCCCTCGTCAGGGGGATCTCAGACACCTTCTCCCCCAAGATCTTTAGGGACTGTGTGGAGGAGAGCATAACGGGAGTGAAGAGGGAAGAGAAACAACTTGAGACACATGAACCTGGAACAGTAAAACACAGCAGAATGCTATGGGATCAAGAAAGGACAACATGAAGACTGActatgaaggaaggaagaatacaaaagaaaaggaataaaataaagggaaatgGACAAaataaggagagaggaagaaaaggaaagagaaggagaacagAAATGaaagctctgtttctcctctaGTTGTTCGGAGGGAGGAACTCAAAGAAAAAGCGAAAGTAAGACGATAAAGGGCTGGCCCTCGGGCCCTCCCTCCCGGCTGCCGAGGAGCTGAGCTCACCTGACAGTAGGCGGGCAGGCCGGGGTCACAGAGGGCAGCCTTCAGGAGCCGCACCAGCAAGTCTTGCACCTCGCCCAGGCTGTCACCTTGACAGAGAAGTCCCTCCTGCAGCACCCCCAGGCTAGGCACGTCTTTGGTAGGGTCAAAGCCCAGCACCTTGCCGAAGCTATGCAGGAACTCCACGATGGTCAGGCAGTCTGAGAATGCCCTACTGGGCAGAGTCAGACCAGGGATGCGGGAGAAGtcaggcagaggctggaggggcAGAAGCAGCAAGGAGTTCTGTCACACATCCTGTGAGTGCTGTTCACGAAGCTCTGCCTCTAACAGAGCCCTCCCCTCTTACCTGGTGGTCAGCCAGACACATGTCCTCTGTGGGCTTCTTCATCTCCTCCaggatcatctgctgcctctgccgCTCCTCCAGGCGCCTCTGCGTGGCCACGCTCTTGTCTGCCCTACACGCTGGCTTGGCTCTGGccacctcctccttttccttcaccttcaccttctccttcttttccctcttgactttttcctttagtttttcctgctttgtctttactttctctttctcaacCTACACACCCAAAGCAGAGAGAAACGAAGAGTGCCATGAAGACACCAGTCACCACCCTGTCCTGGTCCTGGTCTTTCCCAGCCTGAGAGAGAGCCCAGAAATGCAACTACAAAGCAAGACTGGGGCACAAAGTATCGGTTCAGTGGCTTCAAAATTATATTCAGCAAATGTGTACACGCACTTACCTTGGGTTTCTTCTTAGCTTCCTTCTGCTTTAAGCTCTTGGTCTCTTGTTTCCGCTTGTTTCTGGCCTGTAAATCATAAAGGAAGAAGTCATTTCTCCTCAAAACCCTTGACAGCATCTCTGCACAGGCTAGGATTCAAAAACAGACAAAGGTGCTGGAGGAGAGGCGAGCGATGGGATGACAGGCTGGCAACGGATCCTTCCCTCACCTTGCAGGTGTCCACATTTTCTTGAACAAGCCAATTCGCTAAAATCAAAGCCAAGAAATGTCAGGGTAATGGAAGTGCCGCTATACAGGGGTGGCAGATGTGGGAGATGGAAGAGAAGATGAAGCAGGTCGTAGGCAAAGTGACCAGGGCACCACCACTGATGTCCTCACCTGCCCTTGGGTGGTCTGGCACTCTCCCCGTTGTATCTTCTGCCTCATCTTCTTCTTGCTTTTACTGATTTTTGCTTTATCCTCCTCACTCAGTGTTTCtgtgaaggcagaaagaaaaagtaatcaagTGAGACAGGACGATGAATCCCTGGCATCCAGGGCAGCACACACCTGTCACAAAGCTGGCCTCCCAAGCAGCACCCTGAAGAATCTagagttttctggtttttttttttttttttttttaatttcaaagtatACATAATAAAACGTTGGGAGAAAAAATGTAGGTGAGGCACCTGCTACGGAGGTGGCACAAAGAACTCAAATGGCATCTCCTGCCCAGAAGCAGCAACCCCTGGCTCCAATCGGACTGCTTTGGAAGGGGTCCTGCTGATGGAAAAGAAGCCACAATGGCAGAGTAGCCTTCTGGCCTGTCTCTCTCCCAGGCTACCCAACAAGGGCAATAACCCAGACTTGATAGCAGAGGGAACTGAGAACGGAAACAGAAGGCCACACTACCGGAGAGGAGGGCAGCAGACAGAGGCACCAACAAACCCAGAATACACCTGATGAAAAGGCAGACGCCTCACTACAGTCACACTAACCCTCGCGTGGCGTCGCTTACAGTCAGTTCCTAAGTCTCGCTCCACTAAACCATCtgaatttcttcctttctgaaaAACTGAATACTGAAGTATAATTTTTGCAAACAATAGGGCATTTCCAAATTGATGTTTTCAACATAACAGTGCATCTTCTTGTTTCTGGTATAGAAACACCACCCTACTTCTACATGGCAATCCTCTAAGTCAGATCTAGCATGGGCAGATGAAGCACTTACAGCATCCGTTAAACATCAGACTTGTTCTCATTCCTACAGTCAGAAGAACATGGCAGAGCTGAACTCTGAATGAGAATCCAACGACTCAATGTTTTCCTATTCTTCACACTAAACGAGTAAATGCAGTATTTACTGAAGAAAACCCAGACATTTCCCACCTCTCTATCCTACTAAAATAGAGCTGATTATCTTCTGAATTCAGATGTGAATTCTGAATCTCCATGAAGGTGGTAACGAGCAGGGCAAGAGGGTACAGCTGCAATCAGGCAAGTACGGAGCTGCAGAATGAGTAACAGCGGGTACAGAAGGCCTCTCCTTTGGGCTCTGTAACCACATCTAGGGGCAGAGCAGCTCAAGGAAGAAGCGGGTTAGAAAAGTAGTGCCCAAAGGGCTGGGGCCCAGACGCTGCATTCCAGACTCGTTCTGTCCAGATAATGGCAGTCCCAGTTCTGGGGAACCCAAGCATTAGTAACCAGCAATGCTTCAGGTACCTCACGAAAGGAGCGGAATCCCACAGTAACAAATACCACTGTACCTTGGGCATCCAGTTTCTTTAAGAGGCGGTTATCTGTTTTATTCAATAGCTCAGGGATTTTGACTTTGGGGGGCCGACCTCGGCCCCGTTTCACCTTGGGAACTTCCTTAGTCTTAGACTTCTCAGTGTTTCGAGGTCGGCCTCGTTTGCCAGTAATTGCCTGGATCCTGGAAGGAATCTCTTCGGCCGAGAGCTGTACCCACTGCAAGCCctaagggaaagagggagaccaTTACAGGAAGGAATCTGTTAGGCCTTCTGAACCAGTCAGTGCCTCCCAGAATCCCCAAACCCTACAAGAAGCTGCAGCTTGTCCACTACCTTTCTCAGTGACAGAAGCATATATAAACCCTTGAGTCTGTACCTCTGGTGTGTCTCTCTCTTCAAAGAAATCTCCAACAGGCATACGGGGACTGAAGCTAAAGTGCTCACGGCGGACACTGTGTACCACGTTGCGGCTCAGATACTACAAGGAGGAAGTAAAGCAACATTAATGAGGTCACAGCCCTATCATGCCTTTGGAAAGCAACACCACAAGCAGAACAGGCCCTGGAGCAAACAATGCCAGCCTGCTGCTACTGGGCGCAAGGAAAGGAGTCTGTGCTTCCTTTTAAAAAGCCCACAAAAGCCACATTACCTTGATCACTTCTGGAAACTGTTTCATCCGCTTCCCACAGGGGCCATAATACCATGTCTCCCCCTGCCATCGGTGGCTGCCCTTCTTGATGCGCACCTCTCTCCGCCACCTGCCAGAGAAGCACACGGGCCCTGTCGCCAGGTCACACCCCTACTCACTCCCCATGCCACCCAGGAGCAAGCCCACTGAGCAGATGACCCTCCCGCATCTGTCTCACTAGAACTGCATGCAAATGCAAATGCTGCAGGACACACAAGCTTGATTAAACGGCAGACTTGAACTACAAAAAATCTGCAAACCCCTCAGGAGGAAAGCAATGCAGCAAAATGCCCCAGCTCTGAAAGACCGCCACCCCTCTTTTCCACAAAGGCAGACGTCCAAGCAGCCAGACACCCCTCCCCGAGGCCGTTCAGGGCAATCACTGAGTTTCCACTCTAGAGCTGAAGGCCTAAGGGGACAGAGCGGACAGAGGATGGGGAGGCAGGCAGCACAGAGAAATCCACGCTGACTCCATGAAATGACTCCGCAGGCCAGGATTTAATTACGAACCCTGTGTTCTAAGCAGCAAAATTATTCTATGACTAAACCTTACACTCAGACTTGATGATCACAAGTAGCCAAGAGAGAAGGGGAAATCCCAGGAAGGCAGCTAATCCTACCAGGCCCTTGAGGTTAGCTGGCTTGCTCCTCTGTGAAGGAGCTTCCTGCCCTAACTTCACCAAAGAGGGACCATAACAAAACCACCTCAATTCATTGGTAATAAGCCACTCCCCATTCGTCATTATCCTCTCTCCTTAAAAAGAGGACAAGCCAGCTAGTTTGGAAAAGGTAATAGCTGGAGCCCCTTGAGCAAAACTGAGTCCCAAGAGGAAGAAAATGTGAGTGAAGACAGACCCTGAGAGAAGGAAAACCCAGGACATCTCAAGAAACACTAGCATTGCGGCTAAGTTTCCTGTCATCTACTCTTACCTAGCCCATTCCTCCCCCACCTCAGATGGACAAAGGAGCGCCCTTGTTCTAGAGACATGCATTAAACTCGTCCATGCGTGTAGCACACGAGAGCATTTACCCATGTTGCAGTGGGAGACGAACTTCCTCTGGGGTAGCAATACGTCTTCTCAGGACATCACCTTGGGGGGAAAACAGGGGATTACCCAAGAGTTTCGAGTTTCAGCAAACTACTAAACAGGCCAGGAGGAAAGACATAAACGTCTGGGAagcagctgcaggcagagcagtCTGGACACTCACCACTACTGGGAGCAGCGACCCCCTCTCCGGCGACCTCGTCCAGGCCAGCAGAGGTTTCGGGGAAGCTGCCGACCTCCTGCACTGCTGAGGAAGCTGCTGGGGAAGCTACAGGAGAGACTTTTGGGGAGGCCACTGGAGCGGTCACGGAGACTGCTGGGAGGGTTGCGGAGGAAGCGGGGGAGGCGGCTGGAGACACTGAGAGGGAGGCTGTGGGGGAGACTGCTGGGGAGGCTGCAGGCCGAAGCGGACTAGCGGACGCCTGGTCGGGGGCTGGCTCCATCAGGGCGGGTGGGAAGTCAGAAGCCCGAGATTCCATCTCTTCCTGCTCAGCATCACTTCCATTATTCAGGTCAAAGCTGTTATCTGGAATCCAATCAAACAGGGTGGGAAAGGAAAAATGGTGTCACGGAAGACGAGAACCTCCTCAAACCTGGACTAAGCTAGACAGAGCAACTTCAAGGGTTTTTCCTTAGGGTTAGACAGAAATAAGCTTCTGGCTTTCGTCCCCAAGCACTCTCACAGGACAAAGCTGCTGCTGGACGTCACTCTATGAAAACTCCTCTTTCACCTGagcttccagcttcctcctgcctgCGAACTCCAAGTCTTCCGAGTTCTTCTGAGTGCAGAGCACAGACCACAGCTGCGCAGGCTGGGGCTTGTTCTCTTTAGTCAGATCCCCTCAGCTTCCAGCATGGTGCTCTTGGAGGTTTCCTACCCTTTAGGCCCTAACTATGGAGCCTACTCTCTCACGTTTCACAGGTCAAGAACTTCGTTCCACCTCTCTTTACTTACCTTGGAGGACAGACTCCCCTAGGACGGgtggagaggcagggctggcaaAGATAGAGGCCGATGCTTGGCTGTCATCTGCCAGGAGACTGAAGGCAGTAGCAGTGTTGAGGGAAGGGCAATCGAGGGCAGAGATCACAGGACTGTCCTCAAGCGGCAGCTTGTCCTCTGCACCCATCAGCTCAGTGTCATCAATACCATAAAGTCCTCCGCTCACTGGCTCTTTTCATAGGAGGCGGGAAAATCAGAATACAGgatattgagaaaaaaatcaaaaagcaatatTAAAGAAACATTGGTTTAatactcaatttttttaaagaaggtgtcactttttttttttttttttttttgatttatttatttatctgaaaggcagttacagagaggcagaggcagagacagaggctggttcaatccccagatggccgcaacagcaggacctgcacggatccaaagccaggagccatgagcttcttccaggtctcccacatgggtgcaggggtccaaggatttgggccatcttctactgctttcccaggccatagcccgagagttggatcagaagtggagcagctgggactagaaccagcacccatatggaatgctggcacttcaggcagtggctttacctgctatgccacagcgccggtcccaataCCCAATTCTATTTTCACAGTATAAAGATTTTTTCTAGTATTAAATTAGGGAAAAATTTACTGCCCACTCCCTGAAATAAAGTCATGCAGGGTCGGCATTGAGacatactgggttaagccaccacctgtgacacaagcatcccatatgggcgccagtttgagttccagctgttccacttccaagtcacttccctgctaatgtgccaggggaagcagcacaagatggtacAACTGCTAgtgcccctgcaaccatgtgggagacctggaagaagctcctagctttggcttggcccagccttggctgttgtggccttttgagggagtgaaccagcagacagaagtttctctctctctctctttcaaataaataattaaatctttattaaaaaataaacaaatctttaagacaATAATTAAATCTATGAGACTGTAGAAATCCTAAGTCTGAGATAGAAACAAAAGGAAGGGCATTAACTGAACGTCTACCCACATAGATTTGCAAAATTCTAGCATTTATCATTGAAACAGGACTCCCTAATACTGCACTAGGGTAAAAGGTCACTATTAACTGGTGAATGCTTTCTTTCTAGTTAGTTAGAACCCAAACAGTCCACCTGTCTGGTAGTAGGTCCCTATCCAGTGAATTATTATAGCTCAGGGCTCTTGGCCAAATGGAACACTAGGAGAGaacctgggaaatgaaccaattcAGCTCAGAGTGCAGCTGGCCCAGGCAGGCCAGTGGTGTGTCTGCCACAGGATTATCTGGAGGTCCCAGCACCCCATATTCCTTAATCCTGTTCCTGGTTTACcagctcttccagctgctgaAGGGAGCCAGCCCACCTGGTGCCAGAGAGTCAAAGGGCTCCAGGGAGTCTTCACTGAGGATTGGAGTGTCTTCCAGTTGATCAGGAAGATGTGAAGGATCATCCAAACAGCTCACTGAGGGGTCAGGGACCAAGACTGAGACCTCTTGGTGTAATGACTCCACAGAGGGGACAGAACCATTGTAGCCACACATCTTCAGTTCTAAGGAATTCCAGGAGACAGCAAAAGTCAAAAATCAGTGCCTTCAACTGACTCATTCAGCTACAATAAGCAGGCAGTCTTTGCTAGAAGTGTTTTCATTCACTCAACATTTATCGCTGCCAGGACACCAGTTCTACATGCTGGAACCAACCACATCAAGATACCCTATGTCAGCAGAAGTGTGCTGGGAAAATCAATCCTGAGGCAGTGCAGAGGAGTTAGGCCTGACACAAGAACCCCAATATGTTCTCAGAAATCTTCCCCATCCAGTGGGAAGGGAAAACACACTATGATTTTACAGGGTGGTTCCCTTGGACAGGGAATCAACTACATGCTAAACTTTTCTCTTTTGAGAGAGAAGATGAGGAGTCGTCACATGTACCAACACTAACAATGAGGGAAACTGAGCAGACAAGCAATGATGTGCttgccctgcctccttccctcctgtaCATGCCAATCACCACTGGGGCTCAGGCCACCTTAGCAGCCAGTCTGACCCTGCTTCAGCCAGTCCAAACGGCCTCAATGCAAACTGCTAAAGGCCCAACTCCTTTACGCATTTTGGAAGAAGCCCTTCTTGGTGCAGGGTGTCTGTTGGGGCTGTTTCAGGCTCGCCCACCTGCCCTCTCCAGGCCAGCAGCTCTGCATGAGCTTGAAATAATTTGCACTCCCACTCGCGAGCTGGTGCTGCTACCACAAAAACACCAGCCACTTGGCTCTGCTAATCACCAACATGCAAATCAGCCTGCACTGTAGAGAGCTGGAAAGACAAGTTTTCCTCACCTCAAAAGCCACTGTCCCCACAACCCAatttcccctctccccctgccccccagctcaGGGACCCAGGCATACCTGGCTGGTCGTCTTCCAGCTCCAGGCTGCCTACCAAGCCAGTGCCATTCTCCGCCACCACGGAAGTCAGCTCCTTTTCTGCTGCCTCATCAGGATGAATGCCACTGCCTACCTCCTGGGAGGGTGCAAAGGTCTGGATGCTAGATCCCAACATGGGAGAAGTCTGTGGGGAGGTGAAAAAACTAGGGGGTCCATTGGGCATCACCTCAAAATTCTGGTCAGGAAAGGAATCATACAGTTCCTGCGAGTCAAAGTTAAGCCCCATGGGACTCTGGGTACCGTTGGCCCAGAACTCTTGGCTCCCAGCCCGAAGATTAGTGTTGTGACTTGGGGATGAAGGTTGCCGGCTGCCCCCAAGAATGCCGTTGAGTGGGTACTGTCCCCCCGAGAACTGGGAGAGAAGGGGTGGGTCCTTGAGGTTGCTGCCAGGATTAGCAGATGGGTACTGTGAGTAGTTCCAGAGACAGTCGTAGGCCACGTTGGGGTGATGGAGGTGTGAGGTgctggagtggggagcagagTTCAAAATCCCTGAAGTAGTAGTGTGAGATACAGTAGATAAGCCATTAACATTCACATCCCCATTCAAACctggcagagaaggagaaagacgGGTCAGTAACATATATGTATGTCAGGAACGTTAACAAAAGAGCCCCAAAGTAATAGCACTGGCTAGAAAACAGGAAGGTAAAGAGGAGGGAGATTCCCCTGTTATATTTAGCTTTTGGATCTCTGGGGAACAccaaacccagctgctcctgcaTAATGCTTAGTCTCTGCCGCTGAAGGTGCTGGGTAGGGGGCTGGAGAGCTTTCCCAGCCTGCCATGGGAGCGACCAGCAATGAGCTGCTGtggctgcagtttttttttttttttttttttttttttaaattattaaatgaagCTGTTTGCAGACCTCCTACAGTGACTTGCATTCGTCCCCACTCTGATTCCCTAGGGAACGTCTCCCTCGGAAGGGCATGACTGAACTCTGCGCACATACACACCCCTTTCCTAGTGCCTATCTGGTCCCACAGTGGCACCAGAAGGGACGGCCTCCACCTCACTGGCACATGCAGATCCTGCACTTTGTGCTAGGCTAAGAATAGAATTTGTAGTCACCACAGCGACAAGATTCCAGCTCAGAGGCTTGGCTGAGCCCTCCCCATGGGCACTGGAGGGTAATATGTAGTGAATAAAAATCTTGGCATGACCAGGGAATTCAGCTCTGAATACCAATGGCAACCTCTGGGATGATGAAGGAAAAACCATCAAATAATGGGAATCAAGACACCAAAAAAATCTTGAGAAGGGGAAGAAccccaataaaataaagaagCTTCTTCTGCAACCCCCTCGTAGAAAACAGGAGGGAGAAGTGGTAGGTAAAAGCCTGTATTTTTCTGCGACAAGGAAGGAAGCATGTGAGCTTCTCTGCTTCTAAGCATAAAGGACCTGAAACCCAAGCCAGATTAGATAGGTACTTGGCAAAGCCATGGTACAGAGCAACTGATAAGCCAGATCCTGGTAGCAACACTTCCATCTGGAATTATGTATTACTCTCTGGGGAATTAGGtaagcactggcccctcctttgtCCCTACCATCTACCAAGGACAGAAGGTGGCACAAACCCTTCTAGCATCTGCCTTCTTTGCTACAAGCTCAAAGACAAACACATCTCACCCTTCACCCCATTTCCCCACCCAGGGCACTACTggttccagcccagcccagcttccccAACCTCTATAAACAGCTTCTCAGAGGGCTGgtcctttatctctttctcatGGGTCCAACCTGGTTATCAGTAGCAGTAACCACCTCATCACTCTCTGGTAGTAGCCAGGAAACAGTCCTGACAGAAGAGCAGACTAATATAAACAAGCCAGTAGATTTTCTAATCCCTTCCAACTTTAAGAGTAAAAGCGGTGCTTCCATAAACCACTACAATTTGCTCTTAGAGGCTTGATTTCTCTCCAGCAGCTGGCATTctatggattcaattcctccctccccacctgacAGACAGGAGTCGTTGTAGGGCAGATGGGCTGAGGTAGAGCCAAGTCTTCTCCCATCAACCTGCTCTAAAAAGGAATGAGACCCACTCCCTCCCCGGGCCACGTGATGACCCTCACACTCACTTTTCCCTTGCTGGGGGAAGTTCATGGGAGACCCGTTAGTGTAGAGGCCCTCCCCTGAGGAAGGAGAGGGTTTCAGTcctgaggcagcaggtgcagggggaagGCCAGTAAAGTTAAAATGGTCGTTTGCCTCCATTTctgcaggaggggagagagagggaggaaaaaaaatactggcgGTTAAACAAGGTTACGTCATTTGGAATGCCCTCTACCTACTTACCCTTCTCTTACCTAAGTACTTTGAGGTGAAGTGGAGAATGAGAAAAGAGAATATTCCCTACACAAACAGCCTTATGAGCTTTGCAGGGGTGGGCACTTGCCCTAGCAGGTAAGATGAcatttgggacatccacatcccatattggagtgcttgagtttcagtcccagttctgctcttaattcctgtttcctgccacccttggaggtagcaagtaatggctcaaatggctgggtccctgccacccaggtgggagacacagatcaaatcctgacttcaacttggccaggcctcagctgttgtaggcacttgggagatctctctctccctgagcctttcaaataaacaaaatttgttAGATGTAATGCTAGCTTTGTAGAGCTATGGAGAGTCAGTGAGAATAAACAAGACACAAGCCTGGAAGAGTCTTCCTCAGTGTAAGCCCCGCCTTCCAAATTCCCAGCCCAGGTTATTCCTCTATCTTAGGTATCTTCCCTCTATTTTAACATTGAACATTCTCCATCCTTGTGTTTTTAATCCTCAAAGCAAGGCCAGAGATCCACTCCTAGGGTCCACAGAATGTCCCCAAAGCCATCTTTCTGACAGGAAGCATTGACaggaaaagcatttgatataCACCCTGCTTGGTTTTGTTGTTATACTTGAGCTAAACAAAGTTTCTAGTTATCCTATCTATAGCCCTAGACTACTAAAGACAATACAGTTAGGTACATGTGTCAAGGGATTTGAAAAGGAGAATACATTTCAGAAAAGGTAACAATAATGGTAAAACCCTAATCATCCAGCAATATTCTACTTCTTATACATGGGAAATACCATGGACTCCAAGAACACAGATCAGAAAAATGTCATCAGTGACAAGCTTTCATTAAGATGGTGTTCCAagaacactgtggcacagtgcaccaccacttgcaacaccagcatccaatgtgAGGACTGGTGCCaatccaggctgcttcacttccagtctacctccctgctaatggaaaaGCAgcaataatggcccaagtacttgggtccttgacacccatatgggagaccaagatggaattctgggctcctggttttggcctggcccagcaccggctgtcatggccatttggggagtgaaacagcagatggaagacctctctctccatctctctccctccctccctctctccttttgtcACAGAAAGAAAGATGGTGTCCCGAATAGTTATTTCCTTGGTTTTGTGGCTTAAATATTAAAGgtcaggagggagagaaggaaggaagaagggaatatcgccatatttttagaattgtatctatgaactacactgaatctattcgctttgtattaatatcacgttaacataaaaaaaataaagggtcaCATAACAACACGATGCTGACATCACTGAGGGGATTCTTAACTTTTTACCCTTTCCCAGATGTGATATGATTAATACTAGGAATGATAAAAAGTGAAGTCACTGATCACAATTGCActttaaaatgagcaaagaggaaagaaagatgcAGAAGCCAAAACTGTTGAAGTTTGACATGACACATCAATCATATACTCTGCTGAAACAGTACACACTAACTTGACATGAGACACAATCCATCATACAGAAAAACCCATCTCCCTGGATTATGTTACAATGTTTTCAATAAGGGCAGAATAATTCAGATAGAAAGGCTTCTTTAACAAGCTCCCAAGAACTGGCAATAAGAAAATTTAGGTAATGTTTcaaataaccttttaaaagagAACCAGAGGTAAAGCTTTTAAGAAGATGAATAGCTTGGTTCAGAACATATATATGATCTCTGGA
The window above is part of the Oryctolagus cuniculus chromosome 11, mOryCun1.1, whole genome shotgun sequence genome. Proteins encoded here:
- the BAZ2A gene encoding bromodomain adjacent to zinc finger domain protein 2A isoform X5, yielding MEANDHFNFTGLPPAPAASGLKPSPSSGEGLYTNGSPMNFPQQGKSLNGDVNVNGLSTVSHTTTSGILNSAPHSSTSHLHHPNVAYDCLWNYSQYPSANPGSNLKDPPLLSQFSGGQYPLNGILGGSRQPSSPSHNTNLRAGSQEFWANGTQSPMGLNFDSQELYDSFPDQNFEVMPNGPPSFFTSPQTSPMLGSSIQTFAPSQEVGSGIHPDEAAEKELTSVVAENGTGLVGSLELEDDQPELKMCGYNGSVPSVESLHQEVSVLVPDPSVSCLDDPSHLPDQLEDTPILSEDSLEPFDSLAPEPVSGGLYGIDDTELMGAEDKLPLEDSPVISALDCPSLNTATAFSLLADDSQASASIFASPASPPVLGESVLQDNSFDLNNGSDAEQEEMESRASDFPPALMEPAPDQASASPLRPAASPAVSPTASLSVSPAASPASSATLPAVSVTAPVASPKVSPVASPAASSAVQEVGSFPETSAGLDEVAGEGVAAPSSGDVLRRRIATPEEVRLPLQHGWRREVRIKKGSHRWQGETWYYGPCGKRMKQFPEVIKYLSRNVVHSVRREHFSFSPRMPVGDFFEERDTPEGLQWVQLSAEEIPSRIQAITGKRGRPRNTEKSKTKEVPKVKRGRGRPPKVKIPELLNKTDNRLLKKLDAQETLSEEDKAKISKSKKKMRQKIQRGECQTTQGQARNKRKQETKSLKQKEAKKKPKVEKEKVKTKQEKLKEKVKREKKEKVKVKEKEEVARAKPACRADKSVATQRRLEERQRQQMILEEMKKPTEDMCLADHQPLPDFSRIPGLTLPSRAFSDCLTIVEFLHSFGKVLGFDPTKDVPSLGVLQEGLLCQGDSLGEVQDLLVRLLKAALCDPGLPAYCQSLKILGEKVSEIPLTRDNVSEILRCFLMAYGAEPALCDSLRTQPFQAQPPQQKAAVLAFLVHELNGSTLIINEIDKTLESMSSYRKNKWIVEGRLRRLKTALAKRTGRSEVEMEGLEESLRRRRSSRIMEETSGVEEEEEEEAAAAVHGRRGRRDGEVDATTSSIPELERQIEKLSKRQLFFRKKLLHSSQMLRAVSLGQDRYRRRYWVLPYLAGIFVEGTEGSLVPEDAVKQETESLKVATHPPPNHVLFSVKREPGGSSTAASSPARARGRPRKTKPGSLQHRHPKSPARGQDSEEPQAQLQLEAQPCPQLQAPAQPQPQPQPQSCPQPHNGFLEPEGSPVSLGQSQHDLSQSAFLSWLSQTQSHGSLLSSSVLTPDSSPGKLDPAPGQPLEEPEPEEAGSSPDAPAPWLNFPAPTPCNAAPTPPPAGSEDQPAPSPQLPASSKPGSRASAANSCSPVQFSSTPCPGLAAKRRTGDAGEMTQSPTELGQLKRRGRPPSKFFKQMEQRYLTQLTAQPVPPEMRSGWWWIRDPDVVDATLKALHPRGIREKALHKHLSKHRDFLQEVCLRPSADSIFEPCQLPALQDGILSWSPTEKTYETDLAVLQWVEELERRVVLSDLQIRGWTCPSPDSTREDLAYCEHLPDSQEDITWRGRGREGLVPQRKATNPLDLAVTRLAALEQNVERRYLREPLWPAHEVVLEKALLSAPNGAPEGTATEISYEITPRIRVWRQTLERCRSAAQVCLCLAQLERSIAWEKSVNKVTCLVCRKGDNDEFLLLCDGCDRGCHIYCHRPKMEAVPEGDWFCAVCLAQQVAEEFTQKPGFPKRGQKRKSSYPLSFSEGDSRRRRVLSRGRESPAVPRFSEEGLSPCKRRRLSMRNHHSDLTFCEIILMEMESHDAAWPFLEPVNPRLVSGYRRIIKNPMDFSTMRERLLRGGYTSSEEFAADALLVFDNCQTFNEDDSEVGKAGHIMRRFFESRWEEFYQGKQANL